One Cardiocondyla obscurior isolate alpha-2009 linkage group LG16, Cobs3.1, whole genome shotgun sequence genomic region harbors:
- the LOC139109104 gene encoding uncharacterized protein isoform X2 — MWDLLKKSCLRPKKYLYSLYYTVTSHETYTEPVVLNSFTWCLQIPPRCPRTWTELRQRHRVKTEIKPKITEECCEGYKATRGDGETDASCLPFCEKCVAGVCVAPNECQCDPGYHGDDCTSACPAGTWGSQCTKACNCGENGTCEPINGVCQCSPGLQGPRCEERCAIGQWGPSCTNECACQNRDNECDAVTGGCIDDVSSAEQTSPTLLYPFESSTDRSPQSSGINDMENMENMEITLEPRETIERTNDDWTDDVNYILETTNPPAISIAIPPKDTEILTSEARTKDTSTTARPVIVLVSVPERRRDVEDRPKFATKDALRRQNDGGVSNIDYVKTIQKDAVQASAPISLDITLIVVAAIVSLGLTSLAVVMVLHMRSKLFETIRLAVYDEEKTKEREHEGANSGKTSGVANTTLPSSPIRANPVFAINTEPETILTLDGIESLNTYANGAAMIGLRISGNFRDLLQEGHYDRPSATLIRLHTNSDNSEPLYEEIPLETNPLTGRKDL; from the exons ATGTGGGATCTGTTGAAGAAATCGTGCTTGCGACCCAAAAAGTATCTCTACTCTTTGTA TTACACGGTTACGTCGCACGAGACTTATACCGAGCCGGTCGTGCTTAACTCGTTCACCTGGTGCCTACAAATTCCCCCGAGATGCCCGAGAACGTGGACCGAACTACGACAGCGGCATCGTGTGAAG ACGGAGATAAAACCGAAGATCACGGAGGAATGCTGCGAGGGGTACAAGGCGACTCGAGGCGACGGGGAAACGGATGCGAGCTGCTTACCGTTTTGCGAAAAATGTGTGGCAGGTGTGTGCGTCGCACCGAACGAATGCCAATGCGATCCTGGATATCACGGAGATGACTGCACCAGCG CGTGCCCGGCGGGAACTTGGGGCTCACAATGTACGAAGGCGTGCAATTGCGGGGAGAACGGTACTTGCGAGCCTATAAACGGCGTCTGTCAATGTTCTCCGGGACTTCAAGGACCTCG ATGCGAGGAACGTTGCGCGATAGGGCAGTGGGGTCCAAGCTGTACGAACGAGTGTGCATGTCAAAATCGAGATAACGAGTGCGACGCCGTAACCGGAGGCTGCATTGACGACGTTTCGTCGGCCGAACAAACGTCGCCCACTTTACTGTACCCGTTTGAAAGTTCCACCGATCGTTCGCCACAATCCTCAGGAATAAACGACATGGAGAACATGGAGAACATGGAGATCACCCTCGAGCCGCGGGAAACTATTGAAC GAACCAACGATGATTGGACCGACGACGTGAATTATATTTTGGAAACGACGAATCCTCCAGCGATTTCGATCGCGATCCCTCCTAAAGACACAGAGATCTTAACGAGCGAAGCGCGAACGAAAGATACTTCCACCACTGCTCGGCCGGTCATCGTTTTGGTCTCTGTTCCTGAGCGCAGAAGAGATGTTGAGGACAGGCCAAAGTTTGCGACGAAAGACGCTCTTCGCAGACAGAACGATGGAGGCGTGTCAAATATCGATTACGTGAAAACTATTCAGAAAG ACGCCGTTCAAGCGTCAGCGCCGATCTCGTTGGACATCACTCTGATTGTCGTCGCCGCGATCGTTTCCCTCGGCCTGACTTCGCTCGCAGTGGTCATGGTCCTTCATATGCGCTCCAAGTTGTTCGAGACCATTCGTCTTGCCGTCTACGACGAGGAAAAGACCAAAGAAAGAGAGCATGAGGGCGCGAATAGTGGAAAGACGTCGGGGGTGGCAAACACTACTCTGCCTT CATCACCGATCCGCGCGAATCCTGTATTTGCCATCAACACGGAACCGGAAACAATACTGACACTTGACGGCATCGAATCGCTGAACACTTACGCTAACGGCGCCGCTATGATCGGGCTGCGAATTTCTGGCAATTTTCGCG ATCTGTTGCAAGAGGGTCACTACGACCGGCCATCGGCGACTCTGATACGCCTGCATACGAACTCGGACAACTCAGAGCCTTTGTACGAAGAAATACCGCTAGAGACCAATCCGTTAACAGGTCGCAAGGATTTGTGA
- the Bet1 gene encoding BET1 homolog: MRRSHSGGYGYEPLPSTSTHNVVEDENERMTEELKDKIHALKSLSIDIGHEVKYQDKMLKDMDDDFERTSGSLFGSVARVLRLSKAGHNYYILYLFLFSIAVFFVLWIVLKFK; the protein is encoded by the exons ATGCGACGCTCTCATTCAG GAGGCTATGGTTATGAACCATTACCAAGTACATCTACTCATAACGTTGTAGAGGATGAGAATGAAAGAATGACGGAAGAATTGAAGGATAAAATACATGCTTTAAAATCATTGTCCATTGACATTGGACATGAAGTCAAATATCAAGATAAAATGCTAAAGGATATG GACGACGATTTTGAACGAACAAGTGGCTCCTTGTTTGGTTCTGTGGCACGTGTTTTACGTTTATCCAAGGCAGGCcacaattattacattttgtatttgtttctcttttctatAGCAGTATTTTTCGTATTGTGGATAgtcttaaaatttaaatga
- the LOC139109108 gene encoding probable ribosome production factor 1 encodes MKIKALRKNPLSRPREENDNQPSTSTVETSKVLLPSDSNFNHIKCKALRYQKCQELMKERAKAKKAAKKTKIQEGAPKQVPHTLESLREKDETTIVGDLDDEANEELKVECEHDEFSAYYKQAYEPKVLITYADNPNRKTRIFGRELTRMVPNSISLYRNRSGVKKMVKSAIARNFTDIIIVNEDQCKPNGMLVVHLPDGPTAHFKLTNVKITTDLKRSHKEITEHRPEVILNNFTTRLGFTIGRMLGALFHYEPEFKGRRVVTFHNQRDYIFFRHHRYEFNQKTGKPRLRELGPRFTLKLRSLQHGTFDSKYGDYEWIIQGRRHDMETSRRKFFL; translated from the exons ATGAAGATTAAAGCTTTACGAAAAAATCCTCTGAGCCGACCGAGAGAGGAAAATGACAATCAGCCGAGTACTTCGACGGTGGAAACTTCAAAAGTTCTGCTGCCGTCTGACAGTAACTTTAATCATATAAAATGTAAGGCTTTAAGATACCAGAAATGTCAGGAATTAATGAAAGAACGAGCGAAAGCGAAAAAAGCGGCGAAAAAGACAAAGATACAGGAGGGTGCTCCGAAGCAGGTGCCGCATACTTTAGAAAGTTTGCGGGAGAAGGACGAGACTACGATAGTAGGTGACCTGGACGATGAAGCGAATGAGGAGCTCAAAGTTGAGTGCGAGCACGATGAATTCTCTGCCTATTACAAGCAAGCGTACGAGCCTAAAGTGCTCATTACATACGCTGATAATCCCAACAGAAAGACGAGAATTTTTGGTCGAGAGCTTACAAGAATGGTACCCAATTCCATTTCATTATATAGAAATCGTTCTGGCGTTAAGAAAATGGTGAAAAGTGCTATCGCCAGAAACTTTACAGacataataattgttaatgaAGATCAATGCAAACcaa atGGGATGTTGGTTGTTCATCTGCCAGATGGTCCTACCGCGCATTTTAAGCTGACTAACGTTAAGATAACAACAGATTTAAAGCGCAGTCACAAAGAGATCACGGAACACAGACCGGAAGTTATTCTTAATAACTTTACTACTCGCTTAGGTTTCACCATTGGCAGAATGCTAGGAGCACTGTTTCATTATGAACCAGAATTTAAAGGGAGAAGAGTAGTTACATTTCACAATCAGAgagattatatattttttagacatcacag atatgAATTTAATCAAAAGACTGGAAAACCAAGATTACGAGAATTAGGACCACGATTCACTTTGAAATTAAGATCGCTGCAACATGGAACATTCGATAGCAAATACGGTGACTACGAGTGGATTATACAAGGCCGTAGACACGACATGGAGACAAGTAGAAGAAAGTTCTTTTTGTGA
- the LOC139109105 gene encoding multiple epidermal growth factor-like domains protein 11, whose translation MQGFPIYLIVLVCLGAGTWAIDGVKGGQRRPYPNGNYGTNSSQNGLCYKRVPYSHVLASNSSGSPYNTIPQPAGGYNPPSDGWITILDCCDGYQRNVTSSLCEPQCEHGCFGGRCTAPNVCSCPSGWRAEDGVCMPVCSYRCQENAYCFSPEVCMCKLGYDEVEGRCKPICPDGCRQGECVAPRVCSCRPGFVLNENKECVAACEGGCLHGVCSGPGVCTCDRGYTNPPGDRESCVPHCPTGCHNGECASPNVCVCRSGYTLNRTGDCVPNCPSGCDGGECVAPNVCSCRHGYTRDRYSGRCVPSSTGSSQCAYGYIVDPDTGRCIPAPQPIGECRHGCGPHGTCVGYNRCVCHAGFTVDPDTGRCISGETATINATLSQCRYGCGPHGRCVGLNLCVCEPGFRSDPDTNSCIRQNDTSGTVGVCRYPCLNGRCTGTDQCTCNQGYTHDVHDITGSRCVPVCAGGCPNGVCSAPNFCICNPGYRKEPGVKGRQRCVPQE comes from the exons ATGCAGGGCTTTCCGATTTACTTAATTGTTCTTGTGTGCCTTGGTGCCGGCACCTGGGCAATCGACGGGGTGAAAGGTGGCCAGCGACGACCTTACCCTAATGGGAACTACGGCACCAACTCCTCGCAAAATGGCCTTTGCTACAAAAGAGTACC ATACAGCCACGTTCTAGCGTCAAACTCTAGCGGATCGCCCTACAATACCATTCCTCAGCCAGCCGGAGGTTACAATCCT ccCAGTGATGGCTGGATCACCATTCTAGACTGCTGCGATGGATACCAGCGTAACGTAACGAGCAGCTTGTGCGAACCGCAATGTGAACACGGCTGCTTCGGTGGCCGTTGCACCGCGCCGAACGTCTGCAGCTGTCCGTCAGGGTGGCGCGCCGAGGACGGTGTCTGCATGCCCGTGTGCTCGTACCGATGCCAAGAGAATGCGTACTGTTTCTCACCTGAGGTGTGCATGTGCAAGCTGGGTTACGACGAGGTCGAGGGTCGGTGTAAGCCAATCTGTCCCGACGGATGCAGGCAGGGCGAGTGCGTGGCGCCGCGCGTTTGCAGTTGCCGGCCAGGATTCGTTCTGAATGAGAACAAGGAGTGCGTGGCCGCGTGCGAGGGTGGCTGCTTGCATGGCGTGTGCAGTGGACCGGGAGTGTGCACTTGCGATCGGGG gtATACGAATCCTCCGGGTGACCGCGAGTCGTGCGTTCCCCATTGTCCGACAGGTTGCCATAACGGCGAGTGTGCCTCGCCGAACGTTTGCGTTTGCAGAAGCGGCTACACGTTGAACCGTACCGGAGACTGCGTACCTAACTGCCCAAGTGGCTGTGACGGCGGCGAATGCGTTGCGCCCAACGTTTGCAGCTGTAGGCACGGGTACACGCGAGATCGGTATTCCGGTAGATGCGTTCCAAGTTCCACCGGCTCTTCGCAGTGCGCTTACGGCTACATCGTCGACCCCGACACCGGCAGATGCATTCCCGCGCCGCAACCTATCGGCGAATGCAGACACGGTTGCGGCCCGCACGGCACCTGCGTTGGTTACAATCGCTGTGTGTGCCACGCGGGATTCACCGTCGATCCGGACACCGGTAGATGCATCTCCGGCGAGACGGCCACGATCAACGCGACCCTCTCGCAGTGTAGATACGGCTGTGGCCCACACGGCCGCTGCGTCGGCCTGAATCTGTGTGTCTGCGAGCCGGGATTCCGCAGCGATCCAGATACCAACAGTTGCATCCGGCAGAACGATACCAGCGGTACGGTAGGTGTGTGCCGGTACCCGTGTCTAAACGGCCGATGCACCGGTACGGACCAGTGCACGTGCAACCAAGGATACACCCACGACGTTCATGACATCACGGGCTCCAGATGCGTGCCAGTGTGTGCGGGCGGATGTCCCAATGGGGTGTGCAGCGCGCCGAACTTCTGCATCTGTAACCCAGGATACCGGAAGGAACCCGGAGTCAAAGGCCGGCAAAGATGCGTTCCACAAGAGTAA
- the LOC139109104 gene encoding uncharacterized protein isoform X1, whose translation MSLSQISRLFILIVAYETVSIASALTGDHVCTRVENYTVTSHETYTEPVVLNSFTWCLQIPPRCPRTWTELRQRHRVKTEIKPKITEECCEGYKATRGDGETDASCLPFCEKCVAGVCVAPNECQCDPGYHGDDCTSACPAGTWGSQCTKACNCGENGTCEPINGVCQCSPGLQGPRCEERCAIGQWGPSCTNECACQNRDNECDAVTGGCIDDVSSAEQTSPTLLYPFESSTDRSPQSSGINDMENMENMEITLEPRETIERTNDDWTDDVNYILETTNPPAISIAIPPKDTEILTSEARTKDTSTTARPVIVLVSVPERRRDVEDRPKFATKDALRRQNDGGVSNIDYVKTIQKDAVQASAPISLDITLIVVAAIVSLGLTSLAVVMVLHMRSKLFETIRLAVYDEEKTKEREHEGANSGKTSGVANTTLPSSPIRANPVFAINTEPETILTLDGIESLNTYANGAAMIGLRISGNFRDLLQEGHYDRPSATLIRLHTNSDNSEPLYEEIPLETNPLTGRKDL comes from the exons atgaGTCTCTCGCAGATCTCACGGCTCTTCATCCTGATCGTGGCGTACGAAACAGTGTCTATCGCTAGCGCGTTAACCGGCGATCACGTGTGCACAAGAGTAGAGAA TTACACGGTTACGTCGCACGAGACTTATACCGAGCCGGTCGTGCTTAACTCGTTCACCTGGTGCCTACAAATTCCCCCGAGATGCCCGAGAACGTGGACCGAACTACGACAGCGGCATCGTGTGAAG ACGGAGATAAAACCGAAGATCACGGAGGAATGCTGCGAGGGGTACAAGGCGACTCGAGGCGACGGGGAAACGGATGCGAGCTGCTTACCGTTTTGCGAAAAATGTGTGGCAGGTGTGTGCGTCGCACCGAACGAATGCCAATGCGATCCTGGATATCACGGAGATGACTGCACCAGCG CGTGCCCGGCGGGAACTTGGGGCTCACAATGTACGAAGGCGTGCAATTGCGGGGAGAACGGTACTTGCGAGCCTATAAACGGCGTCTGTCAATGTTCTCCGGGACTTCAAGGACCTCG ATGCGAGGAACGTTGCGCGATAGGGCAGTGGGGTCCAAGCTGTACGAACGAGTGTGCATGTCAAAATCGAGATAACGAGTGCGACGCCGTAACCGGAGGCTGCATTGACGACGTTTCGTCGGCCGAACAAACGTCGCCCACTTTACTGTACCCGTTTGAAAGTTCCACCGATCGTTCGCCACAATCCTCAGGAATAAACGACATGGAGAACATGGAGAACATGGAGATCACCCTCGAGCCGCGGGAAACTATTGAAC GAACCAACGATGATTGGACCGACGACGTGAATTATATTTTGGAAACGACGAATCCTCCAGCGATTTCGATCGCGATCCCTCCTAAAGACACAGAGATCTTAACGAGCGAAGCGCGAACGAAAGATACTTCCACCACTGCTCGGCCGGTCATCGTTTTGGTCTCTGTTCCTGAGCGCAGAAGAGATGTTGAGGACAGGCCAAAGTTTGCGACGAAAGACGCTCTTCGCAGACAGAACGATGGAGGCGTGTCAAATATCGATTACGTGAAAACTATTCAGAAAG ACGCCGTTCAAGCGTCAGCGCCGATCTCGTTGGACATCACTCTGATTGTCGTCGCCGCGATCGTTTCCCTCGGCCTGACTTCGCTCGCAGTGGTCATGGTCCTTCATATGCGCTCCAAGTTGTTCGAGACCATTCGTCTTGCCGTCTACGACGAGGAAAAGACCAAAGAAAGAGAGCATGAGGGCGCGAATAGTGGAAAGACGTCGGGGGTGGCAAACACTACTCTGCCTT CATCACCGATCCGCGCGAATCCTGTATTTGCCATCAACACGGAACCGGAAACAATACTGACACTTGACGGCATCGAATCGCTGAACACTTACGCTAACGGCGCCGCTATGATCGGGCTGCGAATTTCTGGCAATTTTCGCG ATCTGTTGCAAGAGGGTCACTACGACCGGCCATCGGCGACTCTGATACGCCTGCATACGAACTCGGACAACTCAGAGCCTTTGTACGAAGAAATACCGCTAGAGACCAATCCGTTAACAGGTCGCAAGGATTTGTGA
- the LOC139109106 gene encoding tRNA (guanine(6)-N(2))-methyltransferase THUMP3, producing MSANESVSELFTESDKNDNIFTIGVTVDTGFEWEAIDEYREKIDKEARVSKQRGRIYFNIDRDHLAKIQQMRSIDHIFIVADNGQLSLTNDKESDLLHIRNSDMFLKSDSRWKKTLEAWKCMTAFKGKVYPTVEEYNAAKEQDLVVKAKMLEMRNKKKEEKDALDWDVSEMKEEKGKKRGSDPSKSDENDVLKYRVTCERSGKHAIESNEVARIIGEVVQDKFHWIVDLSMYHLEIVCKLIDDQLTTHLRVTHKSLHNRNIMHFGPTTLRSTICYNLLKLAVPKPGDIIVDPMCGGGSIPIEATLAFPHTYILCGDNDSRAVDRTKLNMNVSTVGCKIDLVQWTAAKLPFKDSIVDIVVTDMPFGRRSGNKSYNKIFYKEFLLELGRIVKLNGRIVLLTYDRCNFKDALMAAGDLFWVIKIIGVNVGGLPAAVYVLNRTQTSLDRFKPRVAKQHNYSTNKKN from the exons ATGAGCGCCAACGAATCTGTGAGCGAGCTCTTTACAGAATCCGACAAAAATGACAATATTTTTACGATCGGAGTTACCGTGGACACAG GTTTTGAGTGGGAAGCGATCGACGAATACAGGGAGAAAATCGACAAGGAGGCCCGAGTATCCAAACAACGTGGaaggatttattttaatattgatcgGGATCATCTTGCAAAG atTCAACAAATGAGATCAATAGATCATATCTTTATAGTAGCTGATAATGGACAATTGTCACTTACTAATGATAAAGAATCAGATTTGCTCCATATAAGAAACTCAGACATGTTTCTAAAATCAGATAGCAGATGGAAGAAGACTCTTGAAGCATGGAAATGTATGACAGCTTTCAAAGGAAAAGTTTATCCAACAGTTGAAGAATATAATGCAGCTAAGGAGCAGGATCTTGTAGTTAAAGCAAAGATGTTGGAaatgcgtaataaaaaaaaagaagagaaagatgCTCTTGATTGGGATGTATCagaaatgaaagaagagaaagggaaaaagagggGTTCAGATCCTTCAAAATCTGACGAAAATGATGTACTTAAATATAGAGTAACGTGTGAGAGAAGTGGCAAACATGCAATTGAATCTAATGAAGTTGCTAGAATTATTGGAGAGGTAGTACAAGACAAATTTCATTGGATAGTTGACTTATCCATGTATCATTTGGAAATTGTCTGCAAATTAATAGATg atcAATTAACAACACATTTACGTGTGACACACAAATCCCTGCATAACAGAAACATTATGCACTTTGGGCCAACTACTCTTAGATCAACCatatgttataatttattaaaattagcagTTCCTAAACCCGGAGATATAATAGTAGATCCTATGTGTGGAGGAGGTTCCATTCCTATAgag GCTACACTAGCATTCCCACACACGTACATCTTATGCGGAGATAATGATTCGAGAGCTGTGGATAGAACAAAGTTAAATATGAATGTCTCTACAGTTGGATGTAAAATAGATCTTGTACAATGGACTGCTGCAAAATTGCCATTCAAAGATTCCATTGTTGATATTGTCGTTACTGACAtg CCTTTTGGTAGAAGAAGTGGAAATAAGTCGTACaataagattttttataaagaatttttgttAGAGCTTGGCCGcatagtaaaattaaacggaCGAATAGTTCTACTTACGTATGATAGATGTAACTTCAAAGAC gcTTTGATGGCAGCTGGCGATTTATTTtgggtaataaaaataattggtgTAAATGTAGGAGGCCTTCCAGCTGCAGTTTACGTTCTAAATCGCACTCAAACATCTCTTGATCGTTTCAAACCGCGTGTAGCCAAGCAGCATAATTATTCAAcaaacaagaaaaattaa